One Aquarana catesbeiana isolate 2022-GZ linkage group LG04, ASM4218655v1, whole genome shotgun sequence genomic region harbors:
- the COPS7B gene encoding COP9 signalosome complex subunit 7b, whose product MAGEQKPSSSHLEQFILLAKGTKGSALPALINQVLEAPGVYVFGELLDLPNVQELADGPHSGYLQLLNLFAYGTYPDYVAMKDSLPELSAAQKNKLKHLTIVSLASRMKCIPYSVLLKDLDMRNLRELEDLIIEAVYTDIIQGKLDQRNHVLEVDFCIGRDIPKKDISSIVKTLQEWCDGCEAVLMGIEQQVLRANQYKENHIRTQQQIETEVTNIKKTLKATASSTAQDTDQHLAEREGPPLAEQRQPTKKMSKVKGLVSSRH is encoded by the exons ATGGCAGGAGAACAGAAGCCATCCAGTAGCCACCTGGAACAATTTATTTTACTAGCCAAAGGCACTAAAGGTTCTGCGCTTCCAGCTCTAATTAACCAAGTATTAGAAGCCCCTGGAGTTTATGTGTTTGGGgaacttttagatttaccaaacgtGCAAGAG ttggctgATGGTCCACATTCTGGATACTTGCAGCTCCTCAACTTGTTTGCATATGGAACGTATCCAGATTATGTTG caATGAAAGATAGCTTGCCAGAGCTCTCAGCTGCACAGAAAAACAAGCTGAAACACCTGACAATTGTGAGCCTTGCATCCAGGATGAAG TGCATTCCATATTCTGTGCTGCTGAAAGATTTGGATATGAGGAACCTCAGAGAGCTGGAGGATCTAATTATAGAAGCAGTTTATACAGATATAATTCAGGGCAAACTGGATCAGCGCAACCATGTGTTGGAAGTGGATTTCTGCATTGGACGGGACATTCCCAAGAAGGATATAAGTAGCATTGTTAAAACTCTTCAGGAGTG GTGTGATGGCTGtgaggcagttttaatggggatTGAACAGCAAGTGCTACGGGCTAACCAGTACAAGGAGAACCACATCCGCACACAGCAGCAAATAGAGACAGAA GTGACAAATATAAAGAAGACTTTGAAAGCCACAGCTTCCTCAACCGCTCAGGACACTGACCAGCACCTTGCGGAACGGGAAGGGCCCCCCCTTGCTGAACAACGGCAGCCCACCAAAAAGATGTCGAAGGTTAAAGGTCTAGTCTCCAGTCGCCACTAG